In the Gammaproteobacteria bacterium genome, one interval contains:
- a CDS encoding DnaA/Hda family protein, with product MALPLSLDRQFSFENYISGRAELIQTSIKALVAGSGEVQIGLWGASASGKTHLLNASADLARRSGVQLQIYDAVQLLQCDASAFEGFANCDVLAVDNLDAIAGKPEWEACFYQVINRCRAGDFRFLFSMSVKPDELETSLDDFRSRLQWGLLLQLPESSEIEIREILRKRAGLNGIELTDDVISYLMTHYARNLSAQMEILQRLDGASLSQQRKVTIPLVKQALLERNC from the coding sequence ATCGCGTTACCGCTTTCGCTTGACCGACAGTTCAGTTTTGAAAACTACATATCTGGCCGGGCAGAGTTGATCCAGACCAGCATCAAGGCGCTTGTTGCTGGCAGCGGCGAGGTACAGATCGGTCTTTGGGGGGCAAGCGCGAGCGGCAAGACCCATTTATTAAACGCCAGCGCTGATCTGGCCAGGCGCAGTGGCGTGCAGCTGCAGATCTACGATGCGGTACAATTACTGCAGTGTGATGCGAGCGCGTTCGAAGGCTTTGCAAATTGCGATGTGCTCGCGGTTGATAACCTGGATGCCATCGCAGGTAAACCCGAATGGGAGGCCTGCTTCTACCAGGTTATCAATCGTTGTCGCGCGGGCGATTTTCGATTCTTGTTTTCGATGTCAGTTAAACCGGATGAACTGGAAACAAGCCTGGACGATTTTCGGTCCCGCCTGCAGTGGGGACTGTTGTTGCAACTACCCGAAAGTAGCGAAATCGAGATTCGTGAAATTCTGCGCAAGCGCGCTGGATTAAACGGGATTGAATTGACCGATGACGTGATTTCCTACCTGATGACCCATTATGCCCGTAACCTGTCTGCGCAAATGGAAATACTCCAGCGGCTGGACGGGGCATCCCTGTCACAGCAGCGCAAAGTGACCATCCCGCTGGTCAAGCAGGCGTTGCTCGAACGCAATTGCTAA
- the wrbA gene encoding NAD(P)H:quinone oxidoreductase encodes MHKILIVYFSRHGSVARMAEQVSLGVDSNQACEAVVRCLPTVALSTEPAEEAVPESGVPYASLSDLETCSGLIVGSPGYFGNMSAAVKYYFDQTSALWLSGGLIGKPGGVFTATSSMHGGQETVLTSMILPLLHHGMLVTGIPYSEPALNQTRSGATPYGASHVAGQNGQALSDHERSACKALGRRIADLACKLA; translated from the coding sequence TTGCATAAAATTCTGATTGTTTATTTTAGTCGCCATGGCAGCGTCGCGCGCATGGCCGAACAGGTGAGTCTCGGCGTTGATTCCAACCAGGCCTGTGAGGCAGTTGTGCGCTGCCTGCCAACAGTAGCGCTCTCAACTGAACCAGCCGAGGAGGCTGTTCCCGAAAGTGGCGTTCCGTACGCCAGCCTCTCCGATCTGGAAACATGCTCCGGATTGATCGTCGGCAGCCCCGGATATTTCGGCAACATGTCTGCTGCGGTAAAGTATTATTTCGACCAGACCAGCGCGTTATGGCTCTCGGGTGGATTGATCGGTAAACCGGGCGGCGTGTTTACAGCAACCTCCAGCATGCATGGCGGCCAGGAGACCGTCTTGACCAGTATGATACTACCGCTGCTGCATCACGGCATGCTGGTTACCGGCATCCCCTATTCGGAACCCGCGCTGAACCAGACTCGATCCGGGGCTACCCCCTACGGCGCCAGTCATGTCGCGGGGCAGAATGGCCAGGCGCTCAGCGATCACGAACGTTCAGCCTGCAAGGCACTTGGTCGGCGCATTGCCGATCTTGCCTGTAAGCTAGCGTAG
- the pmbA gene encoding metalloprotease PmbA: protein MDLEKNSMLAFPQADSLKKIVADAIELAQAKGATQAEAGLSVTQGLSVATRMGTVETIEHQQDNGLGISVYIGQHKGSASTSNLDAEAIRKTVEAACNIARYTSEDPCTGLADAGLMATDMHDLDLYHPWELEPQAVIDLALECENAALEYDQRIVNSEGASVDLNAGVSVYGNSHGFLQAERKTRHSISCSVVGESNGNMQRDYWYDISRHPGHLMSARSIGEKAAERTVRRLDASKLNTQQVPVLFVPELARGIIGSFTSAIGGAAQYRKASFLLNAVGESVFPEFVQLREDPFIPQALGSANFDSEGVATHANELVTDGVIQHYLLDSYSARKLDLTSTGHASGLHNLTLNDTGKTFDECLAAMHRGFLVTELMGHGVNGVTGDYSRGAAGFWVENGKLDHAVEEVTIASNLKAMFKGVVEIGKDIDFRGNIRCGSILIDNMTIAGSD from the coding sequence ATGGACCTTGAAAAAAACAGCATGTTAGCATTTCCGCAAGCGGATTCCCTGAAAAAAATCGTTGCCGATGCAATCGAATTAGCACAGGCAAAAGGCGCAACTCAGGCCGAGGCGGGCTTGTCCGTTACCCAGGGCCTTTCAGTTGCGACACGGATGGGAACCGTGGAAACCATCGAGCACCAACAGGATAATGGTCTCGGTATCAGCGTCTACATCGGTCAACACAAGGGCAGCGCCAGCACTTCAAACCTCGATGCGGAGGCAATTCGCAAAACGGTTGAGGCAGCCTGTAATATCGCCCGTTATACGTCAGAGGATCCCTGCACCGGTCTCGCCGATGCCGGGCTGATGGCGACCGATATGCATGATCTTGACTTGTATCATCCCTGGGAACTCGAGCCGCAGGCTGTTATCGATTTAGCGCTGGAGTGTGAAAACGCGGCACTCGAGTATGATCAGCGGATCGTCAACTCCGAGGGTGCCTCGGTAGATTTGAATGCGGGTGTGTCGGTATATGGCAATTCTCATGGATTCCTGCAGGCCGAGCGCAAGACCCGGCACAGCATCAGTTGTTCGGTCGTGGGGGAGTCAAACGGGAATATGCAACGTGATTACTGGTATGATATCAGTCGTCATCCCGGCCACCTCATGAGCGCTCGAAGTATTGGCGAGAAGGCAGCCGAACGCACCGTCCGCAGACTCGATGCCAGTAAATTGAATACCCAGCAGGTTCCGGTGCTGTTTGTACCCGAGCTTGCGCGCGGCATCATTGGCAGTTTCACATCTGCAATCGGCGGTGCGGCCCAGTATCGAAAGGCCAGTTTTCTGCTGAATGCCGTGGGCGAAAGCGTTTTTCCCGAATTCGTGCAGTTGCGCGAAGATCCTTTTATCCCGCAGGCGCTCGGATCAGCTAATTTTGACTCGGAAGGTGTCGCGACGCATGCCAATGAACTGGTTACCGACGGGGTAATCCAGCATTACTTGCTGGACAGCTATTCGGCGCGCAAGCTGGATTTGACTTCGACTGGTCATGCCAGCGGGCTTCATAATCTTACCCTGAATGATACCGGTAAAACCTTCGACGAATGCCTGGCCGCGATGCACCGAGGATTCCTGGTGACCGAATTGATGGGGCACGGGGTCAATGGGGTAACGGGCGATTATTCGCGCGGGGCCGCGGGTTTTTGGGTTGAAAATGGTAAACTGGACCACGCTGTCGAGGAAGTGACTATCGCGTCCAACTTGAAGGCCATGTTCAAGGGCGTTGTCGAGATTGGCAAGGATATCGATTTCAGGGGCAACATTCGCTGCGGCTCAATATTAATCGACAATATGACTATCGCTGGATCGGACTAG
- a CDS encoding TlpA family protein disulfide reductase encodes MKRFLLAIFFSINLGTAVSALDMPLTDVNGNKVNISSYQGQWIVVNYWATWCPPCIVEMPELQAFHDEHSGKGAMVLGINTELIGKQQLQEFLEDYFITYPIFVSKPTQESELGLIPGLPTTFLVNPAGKVVARQVGPVTQAMIEQFIQKWQEE; translated from the coding sequence ATGAAGCGATTCTTACTCGCGATATTTTTCTCGATTAACCTGGGGACTGCGGTATCGGCGCTGGATATGCCGCTAACCGATGTCAATGGAAACAAGGTGAACATCAGCAGTTATCAGGGTCAGTGGATCGTGGTTAACTACTGGGCTACCTGGTGCCCTCCCTGTATTGTCGAGATGCCTGAGCTCCAGGCTTTCCATGATGAACATTCGGGCAAGGGAGCAATGGTTCTCGGGATCAATACGGAACTGATCGGTAAGCAGCAGCTGCAGGAATTCCTGGAAGACTATTTCATCACTTACCCTATTTTCGTATCTAAACCGACGCAGGAATCAGAGCTTGGTTTGATACCGGGTTTGCCGACGACTTTCCTGGTAAACCCGGCAGGAAAAGTGGTGGCACGGCAGGTCGGTCCGGTGACACAGGCAATGATTGAACAATTTATTCAGAAGTGGCAGGAAGAGTAG
- a CDS encoding DUF2069 domain-containing protein, whose protein sequence is MHPLKAISLLSWLGLLASQLYLLWPANDVAYYWVLLTALPLLIPIKGLLSDQRYTYRWIGFMTLVYFCIGISELVSNAHLRIYGLGTTICSTLLFLSSIYYARYLGLQPRT, encoded by the coding sequence ATGCACCCGCTCAAAGCCATCAGCCTGTTGTCCTGGCTAGGCCTGCTTGCTTCTCAGCTCTACCTGTTGTGGCCTGCAAACGATGTTGCCTATTACTGGGTACTCCTGACTGCCCTGCCCCTGCTGATTCCGATCAAAGGCTTGCTGTCTGATCAACGCTACACCTATAGATGGATTGGATTCATGACGTTGGTCTACTTCTGTATCGGAATCAGCGAGCTGGTTTCAAATGCGCATTTGCGCATCTACGGCCTCGGGACGACGATCTGCAGCACGCTACTGTTCCTGTCGAGTATTTACTATGCCCGTTACCTCGGGCTTCAGCCACGGACTTGA
- the purN gene encoding phosphoribosylglycinamide formyltransferase — protein sequence MTIRMKLAILISGNGSNLQAIIDAIEAGRLDAEITAVVSDNPEAYGLVRATRHNLHSRVIDARDYASRSDYDEALQHYLELMAPDYIVLAGFMRILTPGFIEAFEHRILNIHPSLLPAYKGLNTYQRALDNGETQHGVSIHLVTAELDAGPIILQASYAIEAGDTVEDLQTRGHQLEHRMYPQVLSWLSDDRLTIKDEQVYYEKALLEQPILFDR from the coding sequence ATGACCATCCGCATGAAGCTGGCGATTTTGATCTCCGGCAATGGCTCCAATCTGCAGGCGATCATCGATGCCATCGAGGCAGGGCGTCTCGATGCTGAAATTACAGCCGTGGTATCTGACAACCCGGAAGCCTATGGTCTGGTGCGCGCAACCCGGCATAATCTCCACAGCCGGGTAATTGATGCCCGGGACTATGCCAGTCGTTCAGACTATGATGAAGCCCTGCAGCACTATCTCGAGCTCATGGCTCCGGACTATATCGTGCTAGCCGGCTTTATGCGCATATTGACCCCCGGCTTCATCGAGGCATTCGAGCATAGGATCCTTAACATACATCCTTCGCTGTTACCGGCTTACAAAGGCTTGAACACTTACCAGCGCGCGCTTGATAATGGCGAGACGCAACACGGGGTCAGCATCCATTTAGTGACCGCAGAACTCGATGCTGGGCCGATTATCCTGCAGGCAAGCTACGCCATCGAAGCCGGTGACACCGTCGAGGATCTGCAAACCAGGGGCCACCAGCTCGAACACAGGATGTATCCACAGGTATTGAGCTGGCTCAGCGACGACAGGTTAACCATTAAAGACGAACAGGTTTATTATGAAAAGGCATTGCTTGAACAGCCAATCCTCTTCGATCGCTAG
- a CDS encoding DUF615 domain-containing protein, producing MENEAEIDESEYVSKSQLKRESHAIQGLGKRLATLSADQLARIPLDQPVLEAIALARRIQNKRSALKRHYQFLGKLLRARDTEPILAALAEIDNESRQSIQHHHRAERWRDRIIDEGNDAIEALLAKITQADRQKLRQLLRNHQHARTDAKRTQHSRLIYQEIKRALDS from the coding sequence ATGGAAAACGAAGCAGAGATAGATGAAAGCGAATATGTCAGCAAGAGTCAACTAAAAAGGGAGAGCCATGCCATTCAGGGCCTTGGCAAGAGGCTGGCCACATTATCTGCGGATCAATTGGCGCGTATTCCACTGGATCAACCTGTGCTCGAGGCAATCGCGTTAGCACGTCGTATTCAAAACAAGCGCAGCGCTCTCAAGCGCCACTACCAGTTTCTCGGCAAACTGCTGCGCGCACGCGATACCGAGCCTATTTTGGCCGCACTCGCCGAAATTGACAACGAAAGCCGGCAGTCTATTCAGCACCACCATCGTGCGGAACGCTGGCGCGATCGCATCATTGACGAGGGTAACGATGCGATCGAAGCACTGCTGGCCAAAATCACGCAAGCCGATCGTCAGAAACTGCGCCAGTTGTTGCGTAACCACCAGCATGCCAGGACCGACGCCAAACGCACCCAGCATTCACGCCTGATCTACCAGGAAATCAAGCGCGCTCTCGATTCGTGA
- a CDS encoding DsrE family protein, giving the protein MRIPHPSILLLALTLVALPVRALDEKQAQGYVFSVTVSSSQQLDVVLDRAEDLRALFNPDEHGKIAIVLHGDELQLFQKNSYATNRSVVERARMLDQDNIIDIKACQTMMRVLDIEQNELPSFIEQVPFAPAEIERLQNQQGFTRL; this is encoded by the coding sequence ATGCGCATACCTCACCCCTCGATTTTATTACTGGCACTGACGCTAGTCGCCTTACCAGTCAGGGCGCTGGATGAGAAGCAGGCTCAAGGTTACGTATTCAGCGTGACCGTGAGTTCTTCGCAACAGCTCGATGTGGTACTGGACCGCGCCGAGGACCTGCGGGCTCTGTTTAACCCGGATGAGCATGGCAAAATCGCGATTGTCCTGCACGGCGATGAACTGCAGTTGTTTCAGAAAAACAGCTATGCGACAAACCGGTCTGTGGTGGAGCGTGCACGCATGCTGGACCAGGATAACATCATCGATATCAAGGCTTGCCAGACCATGATGCGAGTACTCGATATCGAGCAAAACGAACTCCCCAGTTTTATCGAGCAGGTACCATTCGCACCCGCAGAAATCGAGCGGTTACAAAACCAGCAGGGTTTTACCCGTTTATAA
- the arsC gene encoding arsenate reductase (glutaredoxin) (This arsenate reductase requires both glutathione and glutaredoxin to convert arsenate to arsenite, after which the efflux transporter formed by ArsA and ArsB can extrude the arsenite from the cell, providing resistance.) — MKAKELTIYHNPACSKSREALQILQDKNLSPEIINYLEDPPTPLELKELIGILGVSARDLLRTTDPVYKDAELDDDTLTDDEIIEAIYEYPALLQRPIVISDGRAIIGRPPIRIMEILA, encoded by the coding sequence ATGAAAGCAAAAGAACTCACCATCTATCATAATCCAGCGTGCAGCAAATCTCGTGAAGCGCTTCAGATTCTGCAAGATAAAAATTTGAGTCCTGAAATAATCAACTACCTCGAAGATCCGCCAACGCCACTGGAACTGAAGGAACTCATCGGAATACTGGGCGTCTCCGCGCGAGATTTACTGCGTACTACCGACCCGGTTTACAAGGACGCGGAGCTCGATGATGACACCCTGACCGACGATGAAATCATCGAAGCGATCTACGAATATCCTGCACTGTTGCAACGCCCCATCGTGATTTCGGATGGCAGGGCAATTATTGGACGCCCACCGATCAGGATAATGGAAATCCTTGCATAA
- a CDS encoding DUF3108 domain-containing protein encodes MNSQSSSIASLLLLILLLISPGSSAEVPLRSFNASYDLYQGGMHIATAELSLQDSDGLWRWRMSTRSRGIYSLFINSSPYSETTFTQDNNDIQLQRILVTDAADEKKNESANFDWSKGTIAVLRRGKQKQLPLDANVYDYHSVHLLTAAMQLRQQENTTVDFYVKGKLVKSRIVYGGTGKVNINGESIDAVIYKQMIVRSNSRIKYYYDAANPLLPLRIEKLESGESQSVLSLQKVDWDL; translated from the coding sequence TTGAACAGCCAATCCTCTTCGATCGCTAGTCTGTTACTGTTGATCCTTTTGCTGATCTCGCCGGGATCCAGCGCTGAAGTTCCGCTACGATCCTTTAACGCCAGTTACGACCTTTACCAGGGCGGCATGCATATCGCTACTGCCGAACTCAGCCTGCAGGATTCGGATGGGCTCTGGCGTTGGCGCATGTCAACACGGTCGCGCGGTATTTATTCGCTGTTTATCAACAGCAGCCCCTACTCGGAAACCACCTTCACTCAGGACAATAACGATATCCAGTTGCAACGTATTCTGGTCACGGACGCGGCGGATGAAAAGAAAAACGAATCTGCGAACTTCGACTGGAGCAAGGGTACTATTGCCGTGCTCAGGCGCGGCAAGCAGAAACAGCTGCCGCTCGATGCCAATGTCTATGATTACCATAGCGTTCACCTGCTCACGGCAGCGATGCAGCTACGGCAACAGGAAAATACAACCGTCGATTTTTACGTCAAAGGAAAACTGGTCAAATCAAGAATCGTCTACGGCGGCACCGGGAAGGTCAATATCAACGGCGAGTCTATCGACGCCGTCATATACAAGCAGATGATAGTTCGATCAAACTCGAGAATTAAGTATTACTACGATGCCGCGAATCCGCTCCTGCCCTTGCGCATAGAGAAGCTTGAGTCTGGCGAAAGCCAATCCGTACTATCGCTGCAGAAAGTCGACTGGGATTTATAA
- the purM gene encoding phosphoribosylformylglycinamidine cyclo-ligase, with product MNPGRSLNYRDAGVDIDAGNELVERIKPAIKSTRRDGSVGSIGGFGGLFELPLDRYRNPLLVSGTDGVGTKLKLAIELDRLDGIGIDLVAMCGNDIAVLGAEALFFLDYYATGNLELGQAERVIKGIAAGCQQAGCALIGGETAEMPGIYQPGDFDLAGFCVGIVEKDGIIDGSRVAAGNRLIALASSGVHSNGFSLVRKILEVSAANLSQDCGEQSLADALIAPTRIYVKNLLALSGNCQINAIAHITGGGLVENIPRVLPDQLGARIDLSSWQPSPVFDWLQQAGNVEPMEMLRTFNCGVGMVLAVEAEQAQPCLEQLALLGESAWIIGDVIPRENNAPVIFT from the coding sequence ATGAATCCCGGACGATCTTTGAATTATCGCGATGCCGGCGTCGATATCGACGCGGGTAATGAACTGGTGGAACGCATTAAGCCCGCGATCAAATCTACGCGGCGGGACGGGAGTGTCGGTAGCATTGGCGGATTCGGAGGATTATTCGAGTTACCACTGGATCGTTACCGAAATCCATTACTGGTTTCGGGCACCGATGGTGTCGGCACGAAGCTCAAGCTGGCCATCGAGCTCGACAGACTCGATGGCATCGGCATTGACCTGGTCGCGATGTGTGGCAATGATATCGCCGTTCTCGGTGCCGAGGCGCTGTTTTTTCTCGACTACTACGCCACCGGTAACCTGGAGCTTGGGCAGGCCGAACGGGTTATCAAGGGAATAGCAGCAGGTTGCCAGCAGGCCGGTTGCGCGTTGATCGGTGGCGAGACTGCCGAAATGCCGGGTATTTATCAGCCCGGGGATTTTGACCTGGCCGGATTCTGTGTCGGTATTGTAGAGAAAGATGGCATCATCGACGGTAGCCGTGTCGCCGCGGGCAACCGACTGATTGCCCTCGCCTCGTCGGGGGTACACTCAAACGGTTTCTCCCTGGTGCGCAAAATCCTCGAAGTCTCGGCTGCAAATTTGTCACAGGATTGCGGCGAACAATCACTTGCGGATGCACTGATTGCGCCGACCCGGATATACGTTAAAAACCTGCTGGCGTTATCCGGCAACTGCCAGATCAATGCCATCGCACATATCACGGGTGGCGGCCTGGTCGAGAATATACCGCGCGTGTTACCGGATCAACTCGGCGCCAGAATCGATTTGTCCAGCTGGCAACCATCGCCCGTTTTTGACTGGCTGCAGCAGGCGGGTAATGTCGAACCAATGGAAATGTTGCGCACCTTTAACTGCGGCGTGGGAATGGTACTTGCGGTTGAAGCAGAACAGGCCCAACCATGCCTCGAGCAACTGGCGTTGCTCGGTGAAAGCGCCTGGATTATTGGTGATGTTATACCACGGGAAAACAACGCGCCGGTTATTTTCACATGA
- the aroC gene encoding chorismate synthase, with product MSGNSFGKSFVVTSFGESHGAAIGCVVDGCPPGLALEEADLQADLDRRKPGTSRHTTQRREDDAVTIVSGTFEGKTTGTPICLLIHNQDQRPKDYSAIMNQFRPGHADYSYTQKYGFRDYRGGGRSSARETAMRVAAGGIAKKYLGARCGITVRGYLSQLGPLKPVNFDWDEVNNNAFFCPDADMVPEMEKYMDALRKEGESIGARVSVVASGVPPGLGEPVFDRIDADIARAMMSINAVKGIEIGAGFASVELKGTENRDEITPEGFLSNNAGGTLGGITSGQDILVSIALKPTSSIHLPGKSVDVDGNAVEIRTKGRHDPCVGIRATPIAEAMLAIVLMDHYLRNRAQNADVVSKTPIIPASPD from the coding sequence ATGTCGGGAAACAGTTTCGGCAAGTCATTTGTGGTGACATCATTCGGCGAAAGTCACGGCGCCGCTATCGGGTGTGTCGTAGACGGCTGTCCGCCAGGGCTTGCGCTCGAAGAGGCTGACCTGCAGGCTGATCTCGACAGGCGCAAACCGGGTACCTCCCGACACACCACGCAACGGCGCGAGGATGACGCCGTAACCATTGTATCGGGTACTTTCGAGGGCAAGACTACCGGCACGCCAATTTGCCTGTTGATTCATAACCAGGATCAGCGCCCGAAAGATTACAGTGCCATCATGAACCAGTTTCGTCCTGGTCATGCCGACTACAGTTATACCCAGAAATACGGTTTTCGGGATTACCGTGGCGGTGGACGTTCTTCAGCAAGGGAGACCGCAATGCGCGTTGCGGCGGGGGGAATTGCCAAGAAGTACCTCGGGGCTCGATGCGGCATCACGGTGCGCGGCTATTTATCACAACTCGGACCGCTCAAACCTGTCAACTTCGACTGGGACGAGGTCAACAACAATGCTTTCTTTTGCCCGGATGCCGACATGGTTCCCGAGATGGAGAAGTACATGGACGCGTTACGTAAAGAAGGAGAGTCAATCGGAGCCAGGGTGTCGGTGGTTGCGAGCGGGGTGCCGCCTGGTCTTGGAGAGCCTGTCTTTGATCGAATTGATGCGGACATCGCACGTGCGATGATGAGTATCAATGCCGTCAAGGGAATCGAAATCGGCGCCGGGTTTGCCAGTGTCGAGCTCAAAGGTACCGAAAATAGAGACGAAATCACGCCGGAAGGTTTCCTGTCGAACAACGCTGGGGGTACCCTTGGCGGTATTACCTCGGGACAGGATATTCTGGTCAGCATTGCACTCAAACCGACTTCCAGCATTCACCTCCCCGGAAAGAGCGTGGATGTTGATGGTAACGCGGTCGAGATCCGAACCAAGGGCCGTCACGACCCCTGCGTTGGAATCCGCGCAACGCCTATCGCCGAAGCCATGCTCGCGATCGTGCTCATGGATCACTACCTGCGCAACCGCGCCCAGAACGCCGACGTCGTCAGCAAAACCCCGATCATCCCCGCCAGCCCTGATTAA
- a CDS encoding DUF2066 domain-containing protein, translated as MKSHKLLALLSVLLGSLSLPAGAVTVEDLFTVELSVADQTTSLRLESFSRAFRQVIVKVSGSDDALRSPAFERPIESSARYVKQFRYINRSLPEDDESDVGRLYLRIDFDQQLIESLLREHNFPVWGRERPSTLLVISYDVNENIKLVSQDSTPSLVEVLDQAASTHAVPVLFPLMDLEDIALVKISDVVSREFGKIQTMAVRYAPDALLVGQVLGRSGQGWRGDWEVRFADQIFKWKFEAPSRRQVIDQVIRHLSKILALEYALEDHRRVEQTLLLSVTALEGIDNLIKVQKYLKSLNVVESVHVAMINGDVITYRLRLRNDPEDLQRLIDFGDVLEQENFPQLSTSGEEQIILNYSYINRGVSN; from the coding sequence ATGAAGTCGCACAAACTTTTAGCACTGTTGTCGGTATTGCTGGGTTCGCTAAGTCTGCCTGCTGGCGCAGTAACCGTGGAAGATCTGTTTACCGTGGAATTATCAGTAGCGGATCAAACCACGAGTTTAAGGCTCGAGTCCTTCAGCCGGGCTTTCAGGCAGGTGATCGTGAAGGTAAGTGGATCAGATGACGCCCTGCGCAGCCCGGCCTTTGAGCGGCCGATCGAAAGCAGCGCACGCTATGTCAAGCAATTTCGTTATATCAACCGCAGTTTGCCCGAAGATGATGAGTCCGACGTGGGGCGTCTCTACTTGCGCATCGATTTCGACCAGCAATTGATAGAAAGCCTGCTACGTGAACACAATTTCCCGGTATGGGGGCGCGAACGCCCCAGCACCCTGTTGGTGATTTCCTATGATGTCAACGAAAACATCAAACTGGTATCACAGGATTCAACCCCGAGCCTGGTCGAGGTGCTCGACCAGGCCGCATCGACTCACGCGGTGCCGGTGCTGTTTCCGCTCATGGATCTCGAGGACATCGCCCTGGTGAAGATAAGTGATGTTGTTTCCCGGGAATTCGGCAAAATTCAAACCATGGCGGTACGATACGCCCCGGACGCTCTGCTCGTCGGCCAGGTACTGGGACGCAGTGGCCAGGGTTGGCGCGGCGACTGGGAAGTGCGTTTTGCGGACCAAATTTTCAAATGGAAATTTGAAGCCCCGTCCAGGCGGCAGGTGATCGACCAGGTCATTAGGCACCTGTCAAAGATACTGGCGCTCGAGTATGCACTGGAAGACCATCGTCGGGTCGAGCAAACACTTTTGCTAAGCGTGACTGCTCTGGAAGGTATCGATAATCTGATCAAGGTGCAGAAATACCTGAAATCCCTGAATGTTGTCGAAAGTGTGCACGTTGCAATGATTAACGGTGATGTCATTACCTATCGCCTCAGGTTGCGCAATGATCCCGAAGACTTGCAGCGTCTCATCGATTTCGGAGACGTGCTGGAGCAGGAGAATTTTCCACAGCTGAGCACGAGCGGCGAGGAACAGATTATCCTGAATTACAGCTACATCAATCGCGGAGTCAGCAATTAA